A window of SAR324 cluster bacterium genomic DNA:
AAGAAGCTTATCCCTATCTGCTAGAGCAATTACTGAAAGAAGAAGGCCTTGAGGTGCGAGTGATCAATGGGGGATTCAGTGGAGCAACCAGTGCCAGTGCAGGCACACGTCTCAAGTGGTATTTCAAGATGCGACCCCAGATCATGTTGCTTGCCTTGGGGGCGAACGATGGCCTGCGTGGCTTGGACATCAAGAACATGAAGCAAAACCTGGCGAAAGCAATCCAAATGGCCCAAGAACGCCAGATCAAGGTGGTGATGACCGGTATGCAGATGCCGATCAACTACGGAGAAACCTACATCACAGCCTACCAAGAAGCTTTTTTTGAATTAGCCCGTGAGTATGAATTGCCGATGGTTGATTTTCTGTTGGAAGGTGTTGGAGGAATTCCTGAGATGAACCTGCGGGACGGTATTCACCCAAACCCAGAAGGCCATCAAGTCATCGCTCAGAACGTTTTGAAAACCCTGTTGCCAATTGTTCAGGTGGAGTCACAGGGTCAGAGCTGAAGCTTCTGTGGACTGTGCTGACGCCACCACTGCACTGGAATCCAACTGGCACTGAGCAGTAGCGCTGCTGCCAGTAGCCAGGGATAGAGCGGTTTTAGAGGTCGAAAGACGTCTGCGTCTCGCTCCACAGGCTCCAGTTCATCCAGAAGTTGGTAAATCTTAGCCAATTCTTCGGTACTACGGGCTCGGAAATACTGCCCACCAGTGAGAGAAGCAATCGTCTGTAGCAGCTTCTCATCCAGATCACGTGATGGATTAACCTGTCTTGTGCCAAAAAAAGTTTGTACCAGCATTTCATCCGCACCAACTCCAATCGTGTAAATTCTAACCCCAGCCTGCTCCGCCAAACGGGCTGCCTGCTCCGGAGAAATATCTCCTGCTGTGTTGGCACCGTCTGTCAACAGGATCAGTACGCGTTCCGATTCTTCCAGTCCTTGTAGACGTTTCACACCAAGGCCGATGGCATTGCCGATGGCTGTGCGCTCTCCAGCCAGCCCAATTTCTGATTCCAATAGCATCTGCTGCACGGTCTTCCGGTCGAAAGTCAACGGTGTTTGCAGATAAGCTTGTTCTCCAAAAAGAATCAGTCCCAAGCGATCACCATCTCTACGTGTAATAAATTCCTGAAGGACATTCTTGACGACATTCAGCCGATTTGTGGGGTTGCCAGATAGTTGAAGATCCTCCTCCTTCATACTCCCTGATAGATCGACAGCGAGCATCAAGCTAC
This region includes:
- a CDS encoding VWA domain-containing protein, which produces MLEFLWPWVALVWPLPLLIRWLWPATPVPPQALQVPFLERLQQLSGSSQTPRFKTQQLAFLLALICWTLLVAAATRPQWVGEPISLPVSGRSLMLAVDLSGSMKEEDLQLSGNPTNRLNVVKNVLQEFITRRDGDRLGLILFGEQAYLQTPLTFDRKTVQQMLLESEIGLAGERTAIGNAIGLGVKRLQGLEESERVLILLTDGANTAGDISPEQAARLAEQAGVRIYTIGVGADEMLVQTFFGTRQVNPSRDLDEKLLQTIASLTGGQYFRARSTEELAKIYQLLDELEPVERDADVFRPLKPLYPWLLAAALLLSASWIPVQWWRQHSPQKLQL
- a CDS encoding arylesterase → MAEIRILALGDSLTEGYGVEPEEAYPYLLEQLLKEEGLEVRVINGGFSGATSASAGTRLKWYFKMRPQIMLLALGANDGLRGLDIKNMKQNLAKAIQMAQERQIKVVMTGMQMPINYGETYITAYQEAFFELAREYELPMVDFLLEGVGGIPEMNLRDGIHPNPEGHQVIAQNVLKTLLPIVQVESQGQS